In a genomic window of Candidatus Omnitrophota bacterium:
- the dapB gene encoding 4-hydroxy-tetrahydrodipicolinate reductase, giving the protein MIKIGIAGACGKMGRRIFELAGLDKDLEVGLVLEKKGTPLIGKEMGRLKVSSNPDGLFLIDVLIDFTLPEATDEHLDYAARYKKALVLGTTGLTEAQRGKVEEVSKIVPVVFSPNMSIGVNVLFTILPDIAKRLGPDYSVEIVEAHHKAKKDSPSGTAKKLAEVITQVTKKDIPMHSIRLGDIVGDHTVVFCGNSERIEIKHQAHSRDLFAVGALKAAKWVSAKPVGLYSMQDVLK; this is encoded by the coding sequence ATGATAAAAATAGGAATCGCGGGGGCTTGCGGAAAAATGGGCAGGCGTATTTTTGAGCTTGCCGGCTTGGATAAGGATTTAGAGGTGGGGTTGGTCCTTGAAAAAAAAGGCACGCCTTTAATCGGCAAAGAGATGGGGAGGCTAAAAGTGTCCTCTAACCCGGACGGACTATTTCTGATTGATGTGCTCATTGATTTTACTTTGCCTGAAGCAACCGATGAGCATCTGGATTATGCTGCCAGATATAAAAAAGCGCTGGTGTTGGGCACTACAGGTTTAACTGAGGCGCAGCGAGGTAAAGTTGAAGAGGTCTCCAAAATTGTCCCGGTTGTCTTTTCGCCGAACATGTCTATAGGCGTGAATGTTTTATTTACTATCCTTCCGGACATAGCGAAAAGATTGGGGCCGGACTATAGTGTAGAGATTGTCGAGGCGCATCATAAAGCTAAAAAAGACTCACCTAGCGGAACCGCAAAAAAATTAGCGGAGGTGATTACACAGGTCACTAAAAAAGATATTCCGATGCATTCCATCCGCCTGGGCGATATTGTCGGTGACCATACGGTGGTTTTCTGCGGAAACTCCGAGCGCATCGAAATCAAGCATCAGGCGCATTCACGCGACCTGTTTGCAGTAGGAGCTTTAAAGGCAGCCAAATGGGTCAGCGCAAAACCCGTGGGCTTATATTCTATGCAAGATGTCTTAAAATAA